The sequence GTTGCTCTGTTGGTTTTGCTTCAATCTGACTCATGGTCAGCAGAATAAAAAGAGGCTGATTAATGGAAAGATAAGACTTCGTTGGCAGTGTGACAGTGTTGAAACAGCTGTGATGACTGGATTGACAATGATCCATATTCATACAATGCGGACACTCTTTTGATGACGTTTCTGCACAGTGTTTCTGAGTATCAGAAGATTGAACATGATGCGACGAAGAGTGAGACATATCTGAACGCATTTCTGCTTTGTCTGCGTGCGCTGACCATGATGACAATGTCATCATCAGTGTCATGCAAAGCAGTAGCAAATGTGTCGTTAATGTTTTCACTAGTTTATTCAGTCGCGTTTTGTTTTTCTTTAAATTCTGCTTTTATGGTTTCCAGTGCAGGTGGGACGGCGTCACAAGCTTCAATGTTACCAGTACACTGACTACATTCATATGCTTTCCAGCCAGCAGCAATATATTCTTCTTTATGCGGACTGGGTAAGCGGTTGGCAATGCCTATTGTGGACTTGGCCCGTGTAGAAATATAGCCATACTCACCTTTACAAAAACGGAGTTGATCCGGATTTTTTTTGAGATCATATTTTTGATGAATTTCGATACCTACTTCACGTAAATAATGAAGCTCAGCATATAATTTTTGTAAACTGTCTCCGCTATATTGAGAGCTGATGTTGCCAGCAAATACAGCAGGGCATAAAAATAATAACGACAAGAGGCGAAAGGTTCTCAATGGTTTACTCCTCAGTATTCAATTAACTTTTGGCAGTTTTGAATACGATTAAGTTCAATCGTTTATATGGTATATGAAAAATGCATTCAGTAGGGAGGACAAGTTCATGGTGTTTTATGAATTAGGGATTTCCAGCCTAGGTTGTCTACTGGTGGCTAGAAATAACAGAGCTATATGCTTTGTTGCATTGGCTGATGACCCCGACCTTTTGGTTGAGCATCTCCAAGAAAAATATCCACATGCAAAACAACAGCAAAATGATACTTTACTAACCAGCTATTTAATCCGGATATTAAACTATATCGAGTCACCAAAAGGTGAGTTAGATTTACCGATTGAAATGGAAGGAACGACGTTTCAAAAATCAGTATGGATGACCTTACAGCAAGTTCCTGTTGGGCAAACCAGAACCTATACCGAGCTGGCAAACATGCTGGGAAAACCCTCGGCTGTGAGAGCTGTCGCCAATGCTTGTGCCGCAAATTCATTGGCTTTGCTGGTACCTTGTCATCGGATTGTTAATAAAAACGGCACGCTGTCAGGCTATCGATGGGGTGTAGAACGTAAACAAATTTTATTGGGTCGTGAAAAGGCCTTGTTGACAGTTTGATCTTGTCTTTTTTTGTCTGCTTTACAGGGTTTGTCAAGCTTTTATTCGATAGCAGTGGTTAAATATTGACCACCATTTAAAGCTCGTCAGAAAAGAGTCACTTACAGATTTACCAGAAACTTATCCACATGCTTATCCACTGAAATTGTGGGTAATGTGTATAAATTATTCGAGATAATTATCTTCGTATCATTCATAAAGCTTTTGTCTTTTCTCTCATCATCCGAAAACTGGCTCTTGGTTAAAATTTAACCATGTCATAAAGCTTGTCATAAAAGAGTCACTTACAGCTTTACCAGAAACTTATCCACATGCTTATCCACCGTTTTTGTGAGTAAAGTGAATAAAACTTTAGATTGACGATGAGATTTATGAATTTTATAGATGTAGCTATATCAACAATCTTCACGCTTTTTTTGCAATGGTTAAAAATTAACCATCATGTAAAGTTTGTCGTAAAAGAATCACTTACAGATTTACCAGAAAGTTATCCACATTGTTTTCCACAGAAACTGTGAGTAAGTGCGAAACGCCTGAATAAAGGGGGATAATTCATTTAAGAACAACAAAATGCAGGAAAATATCTATATAATCCATGTGGATTTTGTCATGAGCGTGGGTGTTGGCTTGCTAAATGTTAAACACAGTTTTTTATTAATCGGATTGTTATTGACGTTACCATTTCGATGTGAGGCCTTAGATACGGGTATTGAGGGCTTGTCTGTGAATGGTTACGGCACATTAGGCCTCATCTACAATGACAGCGATAATATTCTCTATCGCAACTCCATCGAACAAGAGGGCAGTGGGCATGGATTTGATTCAGCAACCGAGTCTAACCTTGGCCTGCAAATTGATTACATTTTCAACCAGCAGTTAAATTTCACCACACAATTTGTTTTCATAGACAGACCTGAGCAGTCATTTAACAACACCCTTAAATCAGCTTTTTTTACCTATCATTTTGATAATCGTTTTGAAATTGGGTTTGGTCGTTTACCGAATGATGTCTTCATGTCATCAGAATATAAAAATGTTGGTTTTGCTCGTTTATGGACGCATTTGCCCGTCGCGTTTTATGGCCAGCTAGCGGGTGAATCCTACGATGGCGCAAAATTAAGCCATCACTTCAGATTAGGGGATGGTGTGTTGACCTCGTCTGTATGGGCGGGTCGAAGCAACTTTCCTTATGACAGTAATGGTGAGGCAAAAAAGATAAAGTTTGAGCCGAACTTTGGGGCAGGGCTGCGCTGGGAAAATCAGACCTGGTTATTAAGACTTCTTTACTCACAAGCCAGAATTAATGACAAAGACGATCCTGCCGCTGCATTTGACGATGCGTTAATACAAGCATCCAAGTTTGGCTGGCCCGAAGCGGCTTCTATCGCGGGTTTTTCGATTAATGATACCTGGCTGAGATATGTTACCGCGGGACTCAGCTATGATAAAGACGACTGGCTTGTTCAAAGTGAATTGAGCGTTGTTAAGGCAGAAACAAGTACGCATGATAAATACGCTTCTGCTTATTTGAGTGTGGGGCATCGGTTTGGTGCTGTGACCCCCTATTTTATTGTCAGCAAATTTACCACGCTGGGTAGTCGAGAAACCATACCACCTGCACCTGCATTCATTACATCATATCAACGATTACAATCAATCGCTCAGGCTGCGTCAAATGGCATTTATGCTGACCAAAGTACGCTTGGTATCGGCGCTCGTTGGGATGTTTCGCAAACGGTTTCATTAAAAGCGCAATGGGATCGTACCTGGGTTGAGAAGTATGGCGACTTTATCTTTGAACAAAAAAACCAAATAGATAAACAGCATATTTTTAACGTATTCAGTCTGACCGTGGACTTTATATTCTGATGAAGACGATATTAGTATTAGCAATATTGTGTTTATCGCTGGTGCCATCCTTAGCAGCCTCAGGAGAGATTGCTGTGGTTGCAAATAAAAACAATCCACTAGCCGCGCTGAGTAAGCAGCAGATTGTTGATATTTTTATGGGGCGGACAAAATTTTATTCGACCGGACAAAGAATAGTGTTACTAGATCAGGAGATTGCGTCTCCAGCGAGAAGAGATTTTTATCAAAATCTGGTTAATAAAACACTCAATGAAATCAATTCCTACCGCGCCCGACTCTTATTTTCTGGTCGATTTGCTTTACCTAAGGAAGTCAGTGATGATGAGATGATAAAGTGGTTAGAAAAAGATTCTAATGCAATCGGCTATATTGAGGCTGATAAGGTGAATGACTCATTAAAAGTCCTGGGTTATGTTGACTAAGCTTCGCACAAGTATTGCCACTCGATTAGCATTCATATTGATCCTGGCTGGTGTTGTGTCTGCATTATCAACAGGATATTTGTTTTACAGTTATACCTATTCAAAAGAGTTTGCTCAAAGTCAGAAAAATATCCGACAACTCGCTCATGCCGTATCTCATACAGCTGCAATCGCTGCTTATTTAGATGATCTGACACTGGCTAAAGAAGTCGTTGAGGGGATTGCAGGCAGTGATTTAGTCAAAGCTGTGGAGTTAAAGTCAACGCAGGAATCGCTAGCTTTACGTGGTACGGTACCTGATGGCGCTCAAACAATGAAGTTTGATTTGGAATCTCCTTTTTCAAGCGGTGAAATGGTTGGTAAATTAAATCTTGTGCCGAATGTCGCTTTGATTAAGTCGGATGCGAGAAAGGCCGCTATCAATCACGTTATATTAATTTCTGTTCAGACGTTTGTTTTGATCACACTTATTATTTTCTTATTAAATACACAGTTGATAACTGAAATAAAACGGCTTGCCAGTCGTTTGCATGGTATTCGGATTGGCAGTGAAGAGCGAATTATTCCAACTCAGTCTCACCAATACGATGAAATTGGTTTATTAACCCACGATATAAATGAGTTATTAAATTCGGTCGAGGAGAATATTAATCTTGAAAGAACGCTTCGACTTGAAGTGGAAGCGTTAGAAAACCGATTCAGAGATATTTTCGAACAGTCCAGTCACGGTATCGCCATTGTCGATATTGATGGCAAAATGAGGCTACATAACCCGTCTTTCAAACAGATTATTGGTGATGAATGTTTTCAGAAGATTTCAAAGCAAGACTCCCTTTCCTTTTTTGCACTATTTGATGAAGAAAAAAGTCGCTTGGAATCAGCTGCCGCTGAAGTTTTATCGAGTGGTGAGTCACGAGCAGTTGATATAAAAGTTGAGGAGGGGTCACAAACGAGGTGGTTATACTGCCTTATTTCGGTCATGACAGACGATGATAAGACGTCGTCTTTTGAAATTGTCTTGCAAGATATTTCAGAGCGTCGCAATCGGGAAGAAAAGTTAAAGGGGCAGGCTGAAGTCGATGCCTTAACCAATTTGTATAATCGCGGTGCAGGTGAGAATAAAATTGAACAACTTATCTCATCTTCGGACTCTAAGCGGTTTTCATATGGCCTGTTTATGATTGATTTGGATGGGTTTAAACCTGTTAATGATCAATTTGGCCATGAAGCAGGAGACAGAGTGCTTATAGCGGTTGCAAATCGATTATTAGGTTCAATTCGTGCTGAAGATATTGCGATACGTTGGGGAGGCGATGAATTTGTTGTTTTTGCCAGATTAACCACGGATTTATCAGAAGCGAGCAGTATTGCAGAAAAACTGTTAAATATATTACAGCAACCAATCGAATGTCAGTCTGATATGAGTGTGACTATCAGTGCTAGCATTGGCATCGCGCTCTATCCATTCAATGCTGATAATATTGAGACATTACTCAAGTACGCTGATCTTGCGATGTATGAAGTCAAATCACACAACAAAAACAGTTATAACTTTTTCAAACAACCCACATTCAAGACGTCAGAGACACAAAGTGTGATCACCGGATTTTAGAATGCCCGGTGAATAACACCGGGCATTTTTTAGTGTATTACTGTATGGGTAAATAGACTATTTTACTGCCTTTCATATCCGGCACTATCAGGTACTGACCATCTGCTGAGAGACTAATGTCAGCAGCAGAGACAAAGTCATCACTGAGTAATTGTGGTGTTGCTTTAGGTTCAACTAACTGCCACACCTTACCATTTTGCCAATCACTCACATACAGATAGCCTTTGCTGTCTCTGACCAGACCATCAGCACCACCAAAGCCTTTGTTCAGTGCTTCAGTTTTACCCGAGCTGATATTCGCACGATACAAGTCACCTGTGCCAAAGTCAGCAACTAACAGCGTGTCATTACCGTCCATCAGCAACCCATTAGGACGTTTAATAGCCGATTTATCATCCAAAATTTCGCTCACTTTACCTGCTTGAGTAATTTGATAAATGCCGGCATTTTCTCCATCATCAGTGCCGCTATCAGAGACATATAAGGTACCGTTACCATCAATTTCCATATCATTCAGAAAGACAGGTTTTCCGGGAAAATCCTTGGCTTTGGCGATAACTGTGATATCACCTTTCATATCTACTTTAACGACATGATCGACATCAGCGATATACAGTTCGTTATTCCATAAATCGATGCCTTTGGGATCATTTAAGCCTGTAGCCAGCGTTGTTTTTTGTCCGGACTTATCGATAACCGTGACTTTACCGTCACCGGCTTTACCAAACTCACCAATTTCAGTGACAAATACACGACCATCTGGTGCTGCAATGGCTGATTCAGGCATCTGCAGATCAGTGATTGTTTTGCTATTTGATTGAGACGTGGCATCAGTTGAAGATGCGTTGTCATCGCCATAACTAACACGGTAAATCACATCGTTATAATCATCAGAAATCAGTAAGGAACCATCGGCAAGTTGTAATACATCGGTCGGACGTCCCCAGGCCTCACCATTCTGCAACCAACCATCGATAAAGACTTCATGACCTGTCACCTGATGATTATCATCAAATGTGACACGCATTAACTGGTAACCCACAGGACTCGTTCTATTCCATGAACCATGCTGAGCAATAATGGCATCGCCTTTGTAGTCAGCTGGAAACATATCACCTGTATAGAATTTGAGACCCAGACTTGCGGTATGTGCCTGGAATTCCTGGACAGGGAACGTGACGTCTTGTGGTGCTTGTTTGTCTTTCCAGTCAGGATGTTGCGCTTTGCCACCCGCATAATAAGGGAAACCAAAGTGCATACCGGCTTTAGGTGCGGCATTGAGTTCACCCGGTGGATTATCATCACCCATCATATCGACGTTATTATCAGTGAAATACAGGGTGCCAGTGTCGGGCTGGAAGTCCATACCCACTGAGTTTCTGATACCTTTGGCATATATTTCAGCATCACTGCCATCGGCATTCATGCGAATAATGCTGGCTTCAATACCCTGAGGATTACAGATATTACAGGGGGCACCTACGGTGACATAAAGCTTGTTATCAGGGCCAAAAGCAATATAGCGCCAGCCAT is a genomic window of Methylophaga thalassica containing:
- a CDS encoding methylated-DNA--[protein]-cysteine S-methyltransferase, which codes for MVFYELGISSLGCLLVARNNRAICFVALADDPDLLVEHLQEKYPHAKQQQNDTLLTSYLIRILNYIESPKGELDLPIEMEGTTFQKSVWMTLQQVPVGQTRTYTELANMLGKPSAVRAVANACAANSLALLVPCHRIVNKNGTLSGYRWGVERKQILLGREKALLTV
- a CDS encoding diguanylate cyclase; its protein translation is MLTKLRTSIATRLAFILILAGVVSALSTGYLFYSYTYSKEFAQSQKNIRQLAHAVSHTAAIAAYLDDLTLAKEVVEGIAGSDLVKAVELKSTQESLALRGTVPDGAQTMKFDLESPFSSGEMVGKLNLVPNVALIKSDARKAAINHVILISVQTFVLITLIIFLLNTQLITEIKRLASRLHGIRIGSEERIIPTQSHQYDEIGLLTHDINELLNSVEENINLERTLRLEVEALENRFRDIFEQSSHGIAIVDIDGKMRLHNPSFKQIIGDECFQKISKQDSLSFFALFDEEKSRLESAAAEVLSSGESRAVDIKVEEGSQTRWLYCLISVMTDDDKTSSFEIVLQDISERRNREEKLKGQAEVDALTNLYNRGAGENKIEQLISSSDSKRFSYGLFMIDLDGFKPVNDQFGHEAGDRVLIAVANRLLGSIRAEDIAIRWGGDEFVVFARLTTDLSEASSIAEKLLNILQQPIECQSDMSVTISASIGIALYPFNADNIETLLKYADLAMYEVKSHNKNSYNFFKQPTFKTSETQSVITGF
- a CDS encoding PQQ-dependent sugar dehydrogenase; amino-acid sequence: MTLKTITQLMLAGSLGLMGQAAFADRADAEENLHKLKLPEGFHINVYAEVEGARQMALGQSTGTVFVGTRGNNVFAVVDKNKDRKADKVVKILDDLKVGNGVAVHQGNLYVAEQNRIAIYPAPGFDLNLPFKQMREVIYDKLPDKAHHGWRYIAFGPDNKLYVTVGAPCNICNPQGIEASIIRMNADGSDAEIYAKGIRNSVGMDFQPDTGTLYFTDNNVDMMGDDNPPGELNAAPKAGMHFGFPYYAGGKAQHPDWKDKQAPQDVTFPVQEFQAHTASLGLKFYTGDMFPADYKGDAIIAQHGSWNRTSPVGYQLMRVTFDDNHQVTGHEVFIDGWLQNGEAWGRPTDVLQLADGSLLISDDYNDVIYRVSYGDDNASSTDATSQSNSKTITDLQMPESAIAAPDGRVFVTEIGEFGKAGDGKVTVIDKSGQKTTLATGLNDPKGIDLWNNELYIADVDHVVKVDMKGDITVIAKAKDFPGKPVFLNDMEIDGNGTLYVSDSGTDDGENAGIYQITQAGKVSEILDDKSAIKRPNGLLMDGNDTLLVADFGTGDLYRANISSGKTEALNKGFGGADGLVRDSKGYLYVSDWQNGKVWQLVEPKATPQLLSDDFVSAADISLSADGQYLIVPDMKGSKIVYLPIQ